GGCCGAGGGCCTCCAGGCCCGCCAGGCGCGCGGCCATGTATGTGGACAGGCCGCTGCCCTCGATGCCGGCGGCGAGCGCGAAGCCTCCTCCCAGCAGCAGCAGCGTGTCCCAGGGCACCCGGGCGAGGGCCCCGCGCGACAGCCGTCCCAGCAGCACCAGCGTCCCGGCGGCGAGCAGCGCCACGGCCGCCTCGTAGTGCTTGCCCAGCAGCTTGAAGCCCTCGAAGGCCGAGGCCACCCACGGCGCCAGCACGCCCCGGAAGAAGTCCCCGCCCATCCACAGCACCGCGGCTACCAGGAAGACGGTGCCCACCACCTTCTCGCCGCCCGAGAGGGGCCCGAGCGCGGCCAGCTCTCGTTGGATGATGTCCACCCCCTGCCCGGGGCCGAGTGCGTCCCGGCGGCCCTCGCGCCACAGCACCCACCACACGAGCGGCAGGAAGAGGACGACGAAGGGCAGGGCGGCCACCATGTACTCGACGAACCCCACCTCAGTGGCCAGCCGCCGCGAGGCCACGCCCGCGAAGACGGAGTTGGTGGGGCTGCCGATCTTGGTCCCGATGCCGCCCACGTTGGAGCCGTAGGCCACTGCCAGCATGAGCGCGGCGCCGAAGTGCTGGAGCTTGCGGCCCTCGGTGGACTCGAGCTGGGCGAGGAGCGCCATGCCGATGGGCACCATCATCACGGCGGTGGCGGTGTTGGAGATCCAAAGAGAGACGGAGGCGGTGGCCACCAGCATGCCGAGCAGCAGTCGCTGGGGCTGGGTGCCAATGGCATGCATGATGAGCAGGGCGATGCGGCGGTGCAGGTGCCACTGCTCCAGGGCGGCGCCCAGGGCCATGCCTCCGAGGAAGAGGAAGATGTAGGGGTCCACGTAGGGGAGGGCGGCGCGGCCCATGGCGGCGGGCAGGCCGTGCACGCCGAAGAGGCCCAACGCGGGGAAGAGGACGAGTGGGAGGAGGGCGGTCCAGGCGATGGGGACGGCCTCGGTGAACCACCAGAGGGCCATCCAGGCGGCCACGGCGGCGGCGGCGGCCGGACGGTGTCCCATACCGGGCACTTCGTGGAGTCCCGAGGGGATGAGCAGGAGGGCCGCGGCGGCGAGCGGCCCGGCGAGCAGCCCGAGCAGGCGCACACGTGACGGTGAAGTGGGGGTCGCACTCCGGGTCGAGCGGGAAGCCACGTGCCCACCGTGGCACAGGTGGCGCGAGCGGGGCCATGGGCTCGGGGTGGGTTCCTGGTGGAGATGATTGTTACTGACCTACCACCCCGCACGGGGCACCGTTTGAAGGAGCCCGGCGCGCCAGCTCGATGGCTCGAGAGAGCCGGGACACCGCCTCCCTCGCGCGAGGAGCGGGCAGGGTGGTGAACCCGAGCAGCAATCCATCGAGCCGACCCTTCTCGGGGCTGAGCTGGTAGCTCGACAGTGCTCCTGGCGCGAGGCCTAGCGAGCTGGCGTGTGTGACCACCGCATCGTCACGGACACCGCTCAGGCGTGCCAGCAGGTGCAGCCCGCCCGTCGTGGGCTCGAGCTGGAGGGAGGGAGAGGAGAGCTCGTCGAGCGCACGCAGCAGCGCGGTCCGGCGCTCCGCATAGAGGTTGCGCATGCGCCGCAGGTGACGTGCGAAGTGCCCTTCACCCAGGAAGTCGGCGGCCGCGCGCTGTATCGCGAGGGGAGGGGCTGGCTGCAGCAGGTTGGCGACGCGGGCGAGCGCGTCGCGTGCCCTGTCCGGCACGACGAGGAAGCCGAGGCGCAGCGTGGGGAACATCGACTTGCTGAAGGTCCCCGCGTAGAGCACCCGGCCCTGGTCATCGAGGCTCTTGAGGGCGGGGAGCGGCGCCGAGTCGTACTGGAACTCCCCGTCGTAGTCGTCCTCGACGATCCATCCGTCCGCGCTCCGAGCCCAGGCCAGGAGGGCGAGCCTGCGAGGCAGTGAGAGCGCCATGCCCAGAGGCATCTGGTGGCCGGGCGTCACGAACGCGAACCTGGCGCGCGGGGCGAGGGCGACGCCCCTGGCGACGTCGAGCCCTTCGTCATCGACCGGCACGGCGGCGAGCCGCAACCCCG
This is a stretch of genomic DNA from Archangium violaceum. It encodes these proteins:
- a CDS encoding SLC13 family permease: MRLLGLLAGPLAAAALLLIPSGLHEVPGMGHRPAAAAAVAAWMALWWFTEAVPIAWTALLPLVLFPALGLFGVHGLPAAMGRAALPYVDPYIFLFLGGMALGAALEQWHLHRRIALLIMHAIGTQPQRLLLGMLVATASVSLWISNTATAVMMVPIGMALLAQLESTEGRKLQHFGAALMLAVAYGSNVGGIGTKIGSPTNSVFAGVASRRLATEVGFVEYMVAALPFVVLFLPLVWWVLWREGRRDALGPGQGVDIIQRELAALGPLSGGEKVVGTVFLVAAVLWMGGDFFRGVLAPWVASAFEGFKLLGKHYEAAVALLAAGTLVLLGRLSRGALARVPWDTLLLLGGGFALAAGIEGSGLSTYMAARLAGLEALGPIAQYGAVALSTVALSAVASNTATVNVLLNVLPGSLPLLAVSTFAASCDFALPAGTPPNAIVFGSGYVRLPTMMKLGVALDLLACALLTLYGLLWVRFVLG
- a CDS encoding PLP-dependent aminotransferase family protein; its protein translation is MSTRGAMLHPSISRRRGDRPLHVQLYDRLREAILAGTLTPGTRLPSARAMALELRVSRGTVDVAYARLIVEGFLVTRGAAGTFVTSPLPLTPRGASTAPPQPRRAETRARPVIHPFQIGIPGVDAFPIATWSRLLGRHARGARAMDLAHSDASGDSSLREAIATHLAVARGVIAHPDQVLITGGYHGALGLMARALSSPGDQAWIEDPGYHRARMALSLAGLRLAAVPVDDEGLDVARGVALAPRARFAFVTPGHQMPLGMALSLPRRLALLAWARSADGWIVEDDYDGEFQYDSAPLPALKSLDDQGRVLYAGTFSKSMFPTLRLGFLVVPDRARDALARVANLLQPAPPLAIQRAAADFLGEGHFARHLRRMRNLYAERRTALLRALDELSSPSLQLEPTTGGLHLLARLSGVRDDAVVTHASSLGLAPGALSSYQLSPEKGRLDGLLLGFTTLPAPRAREAVSRLSRAIELARRAPSNGAPCGVVGQ